The nucleotide window TCAGAATCCGCTGCCAGACACCAGCCCGCTGCCACCGCCGGAACAGCCCATACGCCGCTGACCAGGACCCATATCTCTCAGGCACGTCCCGCCACGGCGCACCGGTGCGTCCCCGCCACCGGATCCCGTCGATCAGCTGCCGCCTGCTCCACAACGACGGTCGCCCCGGCCGCTTCGGCTCAGGCAGCAACGGCTCCAGCGCTGCCCACTGAGCGTCGGTCAGGTCGAACCGCCCCGCCACCGCTAGGGTGTCCACGAGGTCTCCGGTGTTCAGGTTCTTCTTGGTCGACGAACCAAATACCGGAGACCTCACCCATTTCAGCCGCCGACACGCCCAGCGCAGCCAACTCCAGCTCAACCTGCCGGAGACAACTTCGATACCGGCCCTAGGGCCGGTATCGAAGCCGTTCGGTGGTCGCGCCGGGGCGGGCTGAACGTGCCCTTCAGCCCGCCCGATCCGCCCGCGAGGTGATTCGCCCGGCCGGTCGCCGCGCCGGCCTCACCGCGCCCTTTGCCGGACATCCCGGTGCTTCGCCAGCCGGGTCGCCGCGAACAGCGCGGCCACCACGACCGCGCCGAGGACGGCCAGCACGCGGTTCACGTCGACTGCCGGTTCCCAGCGGAGCTTGCCGTCCTTGATGACGTACGCCCCCACCGGCTTGGCCGACAACCCGAACCCCGCGCCTTCGCCGGAGCGGCCCTTCTCGTCACGGCTGTCACCGCCGCCACCGCCGGTGCCGACGCTGGACGCCACGATCACCGTGACGCCGTCGACCTCGTACGGCTCGCTGTAGACCATCTTGGTCTCGAGCCCGTCCTTCGCCTTCTCAAGCAGTTCGTCGACCTTCATGCGGCGAAGTCTCACCGCCGGAAGCGCGGGATCCCCAGAGCCGATGGTCCCCTGCGCGGGTGACCGAGGGCCCCGGTGCCGGTGGCGTTCGCCAGCAGTGGTGGCCGCCCCTTCGCGATTTGCTGGGCGGACACGAATCAGCGACCCCGGAGGCCGTCATGGCGCATCGTCCCCCGCTGGCCGAGCTCGGGCTGAACACCGGCAAGAAGACCCGGCTGCACCGCATCCTGCACGAGCACGGCCTGCGCAACGGCACGGCGTTCTTCCTGCCCTACGACCAGGGCCTGGAGCACGGACCGCGCGACTTTTTCGCCAATCCGGCCGCGAGCGACCCGAAGTACATCCTGAAGCTCGCGCTCGAGGGTGGCTTCAACGGCATCGCGATCCAGATCGGGCTGGCCGAGAAGTTCTACTGGGACTACGCGGGCGAGCTGCCGCTGGTCTTGAAGCTCAACGGCAAGACCGAGATTCCCTCCGACGCCGAGGCGCTGTCCCCGCTGCACGGCAGTGTCGAGGACGCGGTCCGGCTCGGCGCGGACGCCGTCGGCTACACCCTCTACGTCGGAACTCCCGCGCAGGAGCAGGACTTCGCGCAGCTGCGGCAGGTCCGCACCGACGCGCACCGCCTGGGCATGCCGCTGATCGTCTGGGCCTACCCGCGTGGCTCGGCGATCGAGGGCAAGGGTGGCCGCGACTCGTTCTACGCCGTCGACTACGCCGCGCGCACCGCGTCCGAGCTGGGCGCCGACGTCGTCAAGGTCAACTTCCCGCACCCGGCGAAGATCGACAACGTGCCCAGTGCCTACGCCAAGGAGACGACGAGCCAGCAGGCGATCGACGCCGTCGTCCGGTCGGCCGGGCGGACGCTGCTGCTGGTCTCGGGCGGCGGCAAGGCCGGCGACGAGGCGATGCTGGAGAAGGCGCGCGAGTCGATGGAAGCCGGGGCGACCGGGTTGATCTTCGGCCGCAACGTCTGGCAGCGCGACCACGACGAATCCCTTCGGTTCGTCTCGGCGTTGCGGGACATCCTCGCGAAGTACCCGAGCGCATGAGCACGACCGAGGTCCGCATCCACGGCCGCGGCGGCCAGGGCGTGGTGACCGCGGCCGAGCTGCTGTCGGTCGCCGCGTTTACCGAAGGGCGGCACGCGCAGGCATTTCCCAGCTTCGGCTCGGAACGCACCGGCGCGCCGGTGGTTTCGTTCTGCCGGATCTCCGACGCGGCGATCCGCACTCGCGAACCGATCGTCGCGCCTGACGCGCTGATCATCCAGGACGCCACTCTGCTGCACCAGGTGAACGTCTTCGAGGGCCTGAAATCCGAGGGCTACCTGCTGGTGAACTCCGCGCACAGCTTCGGCGAGCTGGGGCTGGGCGAGTTCGTCCGCAGCTTCCGGCGGGACCGCCTGCTCGTCGTGCCCGCGACCGAGCTGGCGATGAAACACCTGGGCCGGCCACTCCCGAACGCCGCGCTGCTCGGCGGGTTCGCCGCGCTGACCGGCGTGATCGAGCTGCGCTCGGTGATCGCCGCGATCGCCGGGAGGTTCGCCGGCGCGAAGGCGGACGGCAACATCGCGGCGGCCACGGCCGCCTACGGGTTCGTTCGCGCCGAGCGGGAGGATCTGGCCGGTGCTCAGGCAGATTGAGGGATCCCGGGCCGTGGCCGACGCGGTCGCGCTGTGCCGCCCGGAGGTGATCTGCGCGTACCCGATTTCGCCGCAGACCCACATCGTCGAGGGCCTGGCCGAGCTGGTGAAGTCCGGTTCGCTCACGCCGTGCGAGTTCGTCAACGTCGAGTCGGAGTTCGCGGCGATGTCGGTCGCCATCGGGGCGTCCGCGGGCGGGGCGCGGGCCTACACCGCGACGGCCAGCCAGGGGCTGCTGTACATGACCGAGGCGGTGTTCAACGCGTCCGGGCTCGGCCTGCCGATCGTGATGACGGTGGCCAACCGCGCGATCGGCGCGCCCATCAACATCTGGAACGACCAGAGCGACAGCATGGCGCTGCGGGACGCGGGCTGGATCCAGCTGTACGCCGAGACCAACCAGGAAGCCGCGGACCTGCACATCCAGGCGTTCCGGATCGCCGAGGAACTGTCCACGCCGGTGATGGTGTGCATGGACGGGTTCGTGCTGACCCACGCCTGGGAGCAGGTCGACACGCCCACCCAGGAAGAGGTCGATGTCTTCCTGCCACCGTACGAGCCACGCCAGGTCCTCGACCCGGCCGAGCCGTCGTCGATCGGCGCGATGGTCGGGCCGGAGGCGTTCACCGAGGTGCGTTACCTCGGCCACGCCCGGCTGATGGAGGCGCTCGACGTCGTGCCCGATATCGCCGACCGGTTCGCCGAGGCGTTCGGCCGCAACGCCGGCGGGCTGACCCGCTCGTATCGCACCGAGGACGCCGAGACGATCGTCGTCGCGCTCGGCTCGGTACTGGGCACGCTCAAGGACACCGTCGACGAGCTGCGCGAGGACGGCCTGCGCGTCGGCGTGCTCGGCGTGACCTGCTTCCGGCCGTTCCCGGGCGAGGCCATCCGCGCGGCCATCGGCCACGCGCGGCGCGTGATCGTGCTGGAACGGGCCTTCGAGCCCGGTGTGGGCGGCATCGTCACGCAGAACGTCGTGAGCGCGGCTCCGGCGGCCGAGGTGCACGCCGTCATCGCGGGGTTGGGCGGCCGCGCGATCACGAAGAAGTCCGTGAGCAGGGTGCTGCGGGAGGCGGACCGGTTGCCGCCGCTGACCTTCCTCGACCTCGACCGGTCGCTGATCGATCGCGAGCTGGGCCGCCTCGCCGCCACCCGGCGCTCCGGCCCGACAGCCGAAAACCTCCTGCGCGACCTCGGTGCGGTCGCTTCACGGATCGGGTGATTGACATGGCGGTGACGCCGATCAAGTTCTACCAGACCGGCAGCTTCGCGGTCGGCGGCCGGCTGCTCGGCGAAGACCAGCGCAGTGTGCAGTCCGACCGGCAGCGGATCAACTCGATCGACTGCGGCCACCGCGCCTGCCAAGGCTGCGGCGAGGCTTTGGGCGCGCGGTACGCGCTCGACGCGGCCATGCGCGCCACCGGGAACCGGATGGTCGCCGTCAACGCCACCGGATGCCTGGAGGTCTTCTCGACGCCGTACCCCGAGACGTCGTGGCGGATCCCGTGGCTGCACTCCCTGTTCGGCAACGCCCCCGCTGTCGCCACCGGCGTCGCCGCGGCGATGAAGGCCAAGGGGCGCACCGACATCCGCGTGGTCGGCCAGGGCGGCGACGGCGGGACCGTCGACATCGGCTTCGCGTGCCTGTCCGGGATGTTCGAGCGCGACGATGACGTGCTCTACATCTGCTACGACAACGAGGCGTACATGAACACCGGCGTCCAGCGCTCCGGCGCGACGCCACCGGCCGCCCGCACCGCCACCACCCCGGCGGTCGGCGCGGAGCCGGGTGCGGTGTTCGGGCAGGGCAAGAACGTGCCGATGATCGCGCTGGCCCACGAGATCCCGTACGTGGGCACCGCGACGGTCGCGGACCTGCGCGACCTGGAAGCCAAGGTGACGCGGGCGATGGAGTTCCGCGGCGCGCGGTACCTGCACGTCCTGGTCCCCTGCCCGCTCGGCTGGGGCAGCGCGTCCCACGACACGATCCGGATCGCCCGCCTCGCCAAGGAAAGCGGGATCTTCCCGGTGTTCGAAGCGGAAGCCGGCGAGATCGTCGCGACGTCGAAGATCCGCCGCCGGGTGCCGGTCGAGGACTACCTGCGGCTGCAGACCCGGTACGCCCACCTCTTCGGCGACTCGCCGCACACCGAGGTGATCGAGAAGATCCAGGCGCTCGCCGACCGCAACATCCGCCGGTTCGACCTGCTCGGGGAGGCCTGAGATGGAGCACGAGAAGCCGTTCGCGATCACGCTCGACGTCGGGTCCAGCCGGGCGAACAAGACCGGTGCGTGGCGCTCCGAGCGGCCGGTCTACGTCGACCTGCTACCGCCGTGCAACCAAGCGTGCCCGTCGGGTCAGGACATCCAGAAGTGGCTCTACCACGCGGAATCCGGTGACTACGAGAACGCGTGGCGCGGCATCATGGCCGACAACCCGCTGCCCGCGGTGCTCGGCCGGATCTGCTACCGGCCGTGCGAGAGCGCCTGCAACCGCGGCCAGCTCGACGAAGCCGTCGGGATCAACTCCGTCGAGCGGTTCCTCGGCGACGAGGGCATCAAGCAGGGTTGGACGATCCCGGTCGCCGAACCGACCGGCAAGCGCGTGCTCGTCGTCGGCGCGGGTCCGGCCGGGCTGTCCGCCGCCTACCATCTGGCCCGGCTCGGGCACGCCGTCACCGTCCGCGACGCCGAGGCCGCGCCCGGCGGGATGATGCGCTACGGCATCCCGCGCTACCGGCTGCCGCGCGAGGTCATCGACGCCGAGATCGCCCGGATCCGGGCGATGGGCGTCGAGTTCGAGCAGAACAGCCGGGTCACCGACGTCGTGGCCGCCAAGGTCGGATTCGACGCCGTTTTCCTCGCCGTCGGTGCCCAGGTCGGCAAGCGGGCCTACATCCCGGCCGGCGACTCCGCGCGCGTGCTCGACGCGGTTTCGCTGCTGCACGGGATGGAAAGCGGGGAGCGGCCGCTGCTCGGCCGTCGCGTCGCCGTCTACGGCGGCGGCAACACGGCGATGGACGCCGCCCGCACCGCGAAGCGGCTCGGCGCCACCGATGCCGTCGTGGTCTACCGCCGTACGCGTGACCGGATGCCCGCGCACGAATCCGAAGTGGCCGAGGCGGTCGAAGAGGGCGTGGCGATGCGGTGGCTGTCGACGATCAGCGAGATCGACGGCGACGGCATCACCGTCGAGAAGATGCGCCTGGACGAGTCCGGCTTCCCGCAGCCGACCGGGGAGTTCGAGCGGCTCGCGGCGGACAGCGTGGTGCTGGCCCTCGGTCAGGCCACCGATCTGTCCCTTGTGGACGCGTTGCCGGACGTCGAGCACGTTGGTGGTGTCGTGCGGGTCGGGCCCGGGATGACGACCGGGCACCCGGGGATCTTCGCGGGCGGGGACATGGTGCCGTCGGGCCGGACCGCGACCGTCGCTGTCGGGCACGGGGCCAAGGCCGCCCGGGAGATCGACGCCTGGCTGCGCGGCGCCCTCGCGCCGGAGCCGCAAGCCCGGCGCGAGGCGACCTTCGACAACCTCAACACCTGGTACTACAGCGACGCCGACCGGACCGTCCGGCCGCACCTGGACCTGTCCCGGCGGGTGTCCACCTTCGACGAGATCAAGGGTGGGCTGACCGAGTCGACCGCGTTGTTCGAAGCACGCCGCTGCCTGTCCTGCGGAAACTGCTTCGAATGCGACAACTGCTACGGCGTCTGCCCGGACAACGCGGTGCTCAAGCTCGAACCGGGGGAGAAGTACGCGATCGACCTCGACTACTGCAAGGGCTGCGGGATCTGCGTCGCCGAATGTCCCTGCGGCGCCATCGAAATGGTGCCCGAAGAAACCTGAGGAGAAATCATGCAGGAGAAGCGCTGGCACGTCGAAGTGCACATCGACGAAGACGACGACGGCCGCACCAGGGCCACCGCCCGGCTCCAGACCGCCGACGACACGCGGGTGTCCGGAACCGGCGTCGCGCGGCTGCACCCCGGTGACAGCGACGTGCCCGAGATCGGCGACGAGATCGCCGCGTCGCGCGCGTTGAGCGACTTGGCCCACAACCTGCTCGAATGCGCGGCCGGCGACATCGAAGCGCTCACGCGCAAGCCGGTCCGGCTCGACCACTGAAAGGGACGGACATGCGGATACTCGTCGTCTTCGAGTCGATGTTCGGCGCCACCGAAGAGGTGGCCAAAGCGATCGGGAAGGGGCTGGCCGGGGCGGCCTCGCCGGAGGTGGTCAACGTCGACGAAGCGCCCCGGGACCTGACCGGCGTCGGCCTGCTCGTCGTCGGCGGCCCCACCCACGTGCACGGGATGAGCCGGCGCGCGACCCGGAAGTCCGCCGCGGACCAGGTGGACTACCCGACTCGGTCGCGGACGGGCGTGCGGGAGTGGCTGGACTCCCTCGACGAGGTGCCCGCCAAGCTGGCCGCCGCGGCCTTCGACACCCGGATCGACAAGCCGCGCGTGTTCACCGGTGCGGCGTCGCTCGGGGTGGCCAAGCGGCTGCGCCGGCACGGGTGCCGGCTCGTCCTGCCGGCGGAGAGCTTCTTCGTCGGGACCGAGTCCATCGACGCCGGCCCGGAGCCCGGCGAACCGGAACGGGCCGAGGCGTGGGGCGCGGCTCTCGGGGCGGCGCTGGTCCGGGCCGGCTCCTGACGGCCGTGGCGGACGCCCCGACGGTCGGCGTGGAGGAGGAGTTCGTGCTGCTGGACACGCGAACCGGGGCGGCCGTCCCGGCGGCTCCACGGATCCTGGCGGCGCTGCGCGGCGAGCCCGGCGTGGTGCCGGAGTTCCTGCGCCTCCAGATCGAGACCCTGACCGGGGTGTGCCACTCGCTCGCCGAGGTCCGCGCGGACCTGACGCGGCTGCGCCGGCGGGTGAGCGAGGCCGCGGAGGAGGCGGGGTGCTTGGCGGTGGCGACCGGCGTCGCGCCGTTCGGCACCACCCCGCTGGTGACCGCCGACGCGCGGTACGAACGGCTGGCCGCCCGCTTCCCCGACCTGGTCGCCGGCGCGGGCACCTGTGCCTGCCACGTCCACGTCGGCATCCCGTCGCGGGCGGCGGGCCTGCGCGCGCTCACCGGGCTGCGGCCGTGGCTGGCCGTCCTGCTGGGCCTCAGCGCGAACTCGCCGTACGTCGCCGGTGCCGACTCCGGGTTGGCGAGCGCGCGGTACCCGCTGTGGTCCCGCTGGCCGACGGCCCGGCCGCCCGCCGCGTGGCGCGACGTCGCCGGGTACGACGCGGCCGTCGCCGAGGCGATCCGCGGCGGTGCCGCGCCGGACGCCCGCGGGGTGTACTTCTACGCCCGCCTGTCGCCCCGGCACCCGACCGTGGAGGTGCGGATCGCCGACGTCTGCCTCGACGTCGACGACGCCGTCGTGCTCGCCGGGCTGGTACGGGCGCTCGTGGCCACGGCGTTGCGGGGCGAGGTGGCGGCACAGCCGTCCGACGCGGCCCTCGCGCGGGCGCTGCGGGCCGCCGCCCGGCACGGCCTCGACCGGACCGCAGCCGCGCGGCTGCTGGCGCACGCCCGGCCCGCACTGGCGGAGTCCGGAGACCTCGAGGTGGTCCACCGGGGATGGGCCGGGCTCGCGGACCGGGGCGGTGGCGCGGTCCGGCAGCGTGCGCTGCGGGCGGTGTCGGCCACCCCGGCGGAGTTCGCCGCCCGGCTCGCCACGGTGACCCGGGGAACCGAAGACGAGAGCATGGAGGCGGCACGATGAACGCGGGAACAGTGACCGGCGCGGCGGAGTTCCACGCCCTGCCGGTGGCCGCGGCTGCCGAGCGGCTCGGCGTCGACCCGGCACGGGGGTTGAACAGTGAAGAGGCCGAAGCGCGGTTGGGGCGCTACGGCGACAACGTCGTCCGCGTGCCCGCCGGGCCCGGGCCGATCCGGCGGTTTCTGGCGCAGTTCCACAACCCGCTCATCTACGTCCTGCTGCTGGCGGGCGTGGTGACGTGGGTGTTCGGCGGGCACGTCGACGCCGGGGTGATCGCCGGCGTCGTCCTGCTGAACGCCGTCGTCGGGTTCGTGCAGGAGTCCCGCGCCCAGCGCGCGCTGGAGGCACTGTCCAAAATGGTCCCGGTGGAAACGACCGTCGTCCGTGACGGGGTGCCGCAACGCGTGCCCGCGGCCCGGCTGGTCCCGGGTGACGTCGTGGAGCTCGCCGCGGGCGACCGGGTGCCCGCCGATGTCCGGCTGGCCGAAGTACACCTGGCCGAGGTCGACGAGTCCGCGCTGACCGGCGAGTCGGTGCCGGTGGTCAAGGCCACCGAGCCGGTTTCGCCGTCGGCCCCGGTCGCCGACCGCGCCGGCTGCGCGTACTCGGGCACGCTGGTGACCCGGGGGCAGGCCCGCGGGCTGGTCACGGCCACCGGTGGCGAGACCCAGCTGGGCGGCATCCAGCACCTGGTGGCCACCGCCGAGGTCGTCCCCACCCCGCTGACCCGCAAGCTGGCCCGCTTTTCGCGGCAGCTGAGCGTGGTGATCGTCGTCGTCGCGGCCGCGGCTTTCGTGCTCGGTGTCCTGCGGGGGTCGCCGGCGCCGGAGATGTTCACCGCGGTGGTCGCCCTCGCGGTCGGCGCGATCCCCGAGGGGCTGCCGGCCGCGGTCGCGATCGTGCTGGCCATCGGCGTCGTGCGGATGTCGCGGCGCGGCGCGATCGTGCGGCACCTGCCCGCTGTGGAGACGCTCGGCGGAACGACGGTGATCTGCACGGACAAGACCGGCACGCTCACTCGCAACCGGATGACGGTGACGACCCTCGCGGCGGCCGGGTCGCCGGTCCCGGTGGCCGAGGCGGGGGAGACGCTGCGCGAGTGCCTGGTGGCGGGGGTTTTGTGCAACGATGCGGAACTCGAAGAAGGGGATCCGACCGAGAGCGCGCTGCTCGGCTCGGCGATCGCGGCGGGCCTGGACCCGGCCGCGATCCGGGCCGCCGCGCCGCGCACGGACACCGTGCCGTTCGAGTCCGAAACCCGGACGATGACGACATTCCACGGCGAGGTCGCCTACCTCAAGGGTGCGGTCGAAGAGGTGGCGGCCCGCTGCGAGGCCGAGCTGGTTCCCGGCGGCGAGGTTCGTCCGATCGACCGGGACGCGCTGGACCGCGTGCACGGATCGCTGACCGCGCGGGGACTGCGGGTGCTGGCGTTCGCGCGGGTGACGCCGGGGGCCGCACCGGTGCTGCTGGGCCTGCAGGCCATGCACGACCCGCCACGACCGGAGGCGGTCACCGCGGTGGCGGCGTGCCGGAGTGCGGGCATCGACGTCAAGATGATCACCGGTGACCACGCCGGGACGGCCCGCGCGATCGCCGGTGAAGTGGGACTGGCTTCCGGCCGGGTCCTCACCGGTGCCGACCTGGCCTCGCTGCCTGACGAGCAGTTCGACGACGCCGTGGCGGCCACACAGGTGTTCGCACGGGTGTCACCAGGGCAGAAACTGCAATTGGTGCAGGCGTTGCAGCGGCGCGGACACGTGGTCGCCATGACCGGCGACGGCGTGAACGACGCGCCCGCTTTGCGCCGGGCCGACATCGGCGTCGCGATGGGCGCGGGCGGCACCGACGCCGCCCGCCAGGCCGCGGACATGGTCCTGACCGACGACGACTTCGCCTCGATCGAGGCGGCCGTGCGGGTGGGCCGCGGCGTGTTCGACAACCTGCGCAAGTTCATCGCCTGGACGCTGCCGGCCAACATCGGCGAGGGCATGGTGGTGCTGGTGGCGATCCTGCTCGGCGCGACCCTGCCGATCGTCCCGGTGCAGATCCTGTGGATCAACATGACGACAGCGGTGTTTCTGGGCCTGACGCTGGCATTCGAGCCGACCGAGCGCGGCATCATGGGACGCCCGCCGCGCCCGCCTGACCGGCCGTTGTTCACCGGTTCCCTGCTGCGGCGGGTGGTGCTCGTGTCGCTGCTGCTGGTGGTGGCGGCGTTCGGCGCATTTCGCCTGCAGCTCGGTCTGGGGGCTTCGCTCGCGGAGGCCCGGACGACCGCGATCAACGTGTTCGTCGGCGTGCAGGCGGCTTATCTGCTCGGCTGCCGTTCGCTCGACCGGCCGGTGGTGTGTGCGTGGCCGGGGCACAGCCGGATGTTCCTGCTGGGCATCGGTTTGACGGCCGGCCTGCAGCTGCTGCTGACCTACGTGCCGGTCATGAACTCGTGGTTCCACACGGCGCCAATCGGACTGGTTTCGTGGCTCTGGGTGCTCGGGGCGGCGGTGGTGGCGTTCGCGGTGGTGGAGGCGGACAAGCTGCTCTGGTCGCGGCTCAGCACAGGGCCGGCAGCCGCGCGACGGCGAAACCGGTGACCGCCGACGTGGCCCCCGCCATCAGCAGACCGCCCAAGACACCGATGAGGATGGCTGGTGCCGCGACGCCACCTTTCCCGCTCGGCCCGGTGGATCGGCACGACCGCCGGCGCGTGGCCGTCCGGGTCGACCGTGTTCCTGGACACTGCGCGAAGCCGATCGACAGCAGCAGTGTGCCGCCCAGGACGGCGGCCACCGGCCGGAGCAGCGGGGGCGGCCAGGTCGGCAGTGCCGCGGCCCAGGTGGTCGGAGCCGGTCCCAGGAGGTAAGCGGCGATGCGGTAGCGGCGGAGTACGAAGGCTGGGCCGGCGCCGAGTGCGGCGCCTTCGGCCGCGCCGGCCAGCAGCAGCACGGGAAGTTCCGCCGGAGAGTTCGCGGTCAGGGCCCCGGCGACCGCGGGGATCGAGAACCCGAGGAACTCGCTGACCGTCACGACCAGGAACCAGGTCCGGGTCAGCCTGCGGCCGCGCAACGGCGGTCTGCTCCGGGGCGGCACCATGGTCAGAGCCAGTCGCGGCGTTTGAACAACACGTACAGCGTTGCCGAGACGATCAGGATGGCGAGCGTCGAGACCCACACGCCCGATGCCGTCCCGAAGCCCGGGTACGGGATGTTCTGCCCGTAGAACCCGGTGATCGCGGTCGGGACCGCGATGATCGCCGCCCAGCTGGTGACCTTCTTCATGATCGTGTTGAGCCGGTTGCCCTGGATGCTCAGCTGCGTCTCGCGGATGGTGGCGATCAGCTCGCGGAGGGACTCCGTCCACTCCGTCACGCGCAGGACGTGGTCGTAGACGTCCTGGAAGTAGGGCAGGAGGGTGTCGTTGCGGCGCATCAGGGCGGCGACGATCTCCCGCATCGGCACGGCCAGGTGCCGCAGCCGGCTGAGGCTCCGGCGCAGGCGCAGGGAGCGGCGCTGCAGGTCGGTGTGGTCGACGCGGTCGGCGAACAGGAGGTCTTCGAGGGCTTCGACCTGCCCGTCGAGGGCTTGGACGGCGTCGAGGTGCCCGTCGACGAGGTAGTCGAGCAGGCCGTGCAGCAGGAACGCGGCGCCGGCCTTGGCCAGGTCCGGGGTGGCGTCCCAGCGTGCGGTGAGGGCGTCGATGTCGGTGGTGCCGTTGCGGTGCACGGTGATCAGCACGCGGTCGGTGATGAACGCGTCGAGTTCCGAGGCGGCCAGGGCGCCGTCGGTCACGCGCACGGTGTAGGCGGCGAGGAACGAGTGCCGGTCGTAGCGGACGAGCTTGGGGCGTTGGTGGTCTTCGTCGAGCGCGGATGCGACGGCCAGCGGGTGGAGCCCGAGTTCGGTGGTGAGCGCGGCCAGGTCCTGCGCGGTGGGAGCGTCGAAGTCGAGCCACAGCGTCACCGACGGGTCGGCGAGGTGGCAGGCGGCTTCGGTGGCGGGGAAGTTCTCCTGCTCGAGGACGCCGCTGCGGTACAACCGGCTGCGTGTCATCGGCTCAGTGGTCGTGCGCGGCGGCAAGGCTGGCGCGGCAGGCGCGGACCAGCTGGCGGGTGGCGCGCGTGGCGGGGGTGTCGCCGCAGGACGGGCAGCGGACCGAGACGTCGCCGGCCAGCTGGTCGATCGCGACGTTCAGCGCGCATTCGCAGGCGCGGCACCAGCGGGTGCCGGTGATGATGACGACGTGCAGCGGGGAGGCGACGCAGTCGTGCAGCCACCGGCGGTGGGTGCGGCAGGTGACGCGCTCCAGGGGGTCCAGGCCGTCCTCTTCGGACCGGTCTTCCGCGGTCAGCGTGCGCGCCAGGTGCTGGTCGACGACGTCGGCGTAGCGGGGTTCGACGAAGTCGGCGGGCCTGAGGGCGAGCCGGTCGCGACGGTTGCGGCGGAGGGACGTCGGCTCGGCGGTGGTCGCCGGGGCGAATCCGGGGTTGGTGTCCATGGTGTGCCTCACTTTCGTCGGATTCCAGAGTCCGCCTGGTGAGGCCGGGGGAGGAGGGCCGGACCGCCCCGGTTCCGGTGGGGCGAAGGCCCATCCGCGTGAGGACTTCCGTCAGGAGACGGTGCGTACCAGGTACACGGGGCACGCGGCGTTGTGCAGCAGCGCCTGGCCGGTGGAGCCCAGCAGCAGGCCGGGGAAGCCGCCGCGGCCGCGGTCGCCGAGCACCACGAGCTGCGCGGTCGCGCTGCGCTCGATCAGCTCGCGGCGTGGGTGACCGCGGACGACGACCCGCTCGACGGTGATGCCACCGGCCTCGTGCTCGCCGGTGAGCTCGCCGAGCAGTTGCTCGCCGGCCTCGGTGGCGGCCTGCGGGTCCAGGTGCGGTTCGGTCTCCGGGCGCGGCTCGTCCGCCGACGCGTGCACCACGACCAGACGGGTCTTCCGCGCCCGTGCCTCGGCCACGGCCGCCGCGAGGATGCGGGCGCTGGGCTCGCTGCCGTCGATCCCGGCCACGACCGGCCGGTCCGCCACCTCGGGGTCGTCCCAGGAGTCGCCGCGGACCACCACCACGTCACAGGCGGCGTGCGCGCCGACGGCCGAGGCGACGGAGCCGGCGAGCAGGCCGGTCAGCCGGCCGCGGCCACCCGAGCCGACGACGACCAGCGCCGCCGTCCGCGACGCTTCGATCAGGGCCTGCGCGGCCCGGTCGGGATCGAGCCGCGTGGTCACGGCGGTCGTGCCCTGGGCTTCGGCGATCTCCTGCGCCGCCCGCAGGTAGCGCTGCCCGTGCGCACGCAGGGTGTCCTTCATCTCCTCCGGGGGCGGGACAAC belongs to Amycolatopsis tolypomycina and includes:
- a CDS encoding DUF1876 domain-containing protein, producing the protein MQEKRWHVEVHIDEDDDGRTRATARLQTADDTRVSGTGVARLHPGDSDVPEIGDEIAASRALSDLAHNLLECAAGDIEALTRKPVRLDH
- a CDS encoding transketolase C-terminal domain-containing protein translates to MLRQIEGSRAVADAVALCRPEVICAYPISPQTHIVEGLAELVKSGSLTPCEFVNVESEFAAMSVAIGASAGGARAYTATASQGLLYMTEAVFNASGLGLPIVMTVANRAIGAPINIWNDQSDSMALRDAGWIQLYAETNQEAADLHIQAFRIAEELSTPVMVCMDGFVLTHAWEQVDTPTQEEVDVFLPPYEPRQVLDPAEPSSIGAMVGPEAFTEVRYLGHARLMEALDVVPDIADRFAEAFGRNAGGLTRSYRTEDAETIVVALGSVLGTLKDTVDELREDGLRVGVLGVTCFRPFPGEAIRAAIGHARRVIVLERAFEPGVGGIVTQNVVSAAPAAEVHAVIAGLGGRAITKKSVSRVLREADRLPPLTFLDLDRSLIDRELGRLAATRRSGPTAENLLRDLGAVASRIG
- a CDS encoding NAD(P)-binding protein, translated to MEHEKPFAITLDVGSSRANKTGAWRSERPVYVDLLPPCNQACPSGQDIQKWLYHAESGDYENAWRGIMADNPLPAVLGRICYRPCESACNRGQLDEAVGINSVERFLGDEGIKQGWTIPVAEPTGKRVLVVGAGPAGLSAAYHLARLGHAVTVRDAEAAPGGMMRYGIPRYRLPREVIDAEIARIRAMGVEFEQNSRVTDVVAAKVGFDAVFLAVGAQVGKRAYIPAGDSARVLDAVSLLHGMESGERPLLGRRVAVYGGGNTAMDAARTAKRLGATDAVVVYRRTRDRMPAHESEVAEAVEEGVAMRWLSTISEIDGDGITVEKMRLDESGFPQPTGEFERLAADSVVLALGQATDLSLVDALPDVEHVGGVVRVGPGMTTGHPGIFAGGDMVPSGRTATVAVGHGAKAAREIDAWLRGALAPEPQARREATFDNLNTWYYSDADRTVRPHLDLSRRVSTFDEIKGGLTESTALFEARRCLSCGNCFECDNCYGVCPDNAVLKLEPGEKYAIDLDYCKGCGICVAECPCGAIEMVPEET
- a CDS encoding thiamine pyrophosphate-dependent enzyme gives rise to the protein MAVTPIKFYQTGSFAVGGRLLGEDQRSVQSDRQRINSIDCGHRACQGCGEALGARYALDAAMRATGNRMVAVNATGCLEVFSTPYPETSWRIPWLHSLFGNAPAVATGVAAAMKAKGRTDIRVVGQGGDGGTVDIGFACLSGMFERDDDVLYICYDNEAYMNTGVQRSGATPPAARTATTPAVGAEPGAVFGQGKNVPMIALAHEIPYVGTATVADLRDLEAKVTRAMEFRGARYLHVLVPCPLGWGSASHDTIRIARLAKESGIFPVFEAEAGEIVATSKIRRRVPVEDYLRLQTRYAHLFGDSPHTEVIEKIQALADRNIRRFDLLGEA
- a CDS encoding spore germination protein GerW family protein; protein product: MKVDELLEKAKDGLETKMVYSEPYEVDGVTVIVASSVGTGGGGGDSRDEKGRSGEGAGFGLSAKPVGAYVIKDGKLRWEPAVDVNRVLAVLGAVVVAALFAATRLAKHRDVRQRAR
- a CDS encoding 2-oxoacid:acceptor oxidoreductase family protein, producing the protein MSTTEVRIHGRGGQGVVTAAELLSVAAFTEGRHAQAFPSFGSERTGAPVVSFCRISDAAIRTREPIVAPDALIIQDATLLHQVNVFEGLKSEGYLLVNSAHSFGELGLGEFVRSFRRDRLLVVPATELAMKHLGRPLPNAALLGGFAALTGVIELRSVIAAIAGRFAGAKADGNIAAATAAYGFVRAEREDLAGAQAD
- a CDS encoding class I fructose-bisphosphate aldolase, translating into MAHRPPLAELGLNTGKKTRLHRILHEHGLRNGTAFFLPYDQGLEHGPRDFFANPAASDPKYILKLALEGGFNGIAIQIGLAEKFYWDYAGELPLVLKLNGKTEIPSDAEALSPLHGSVEDAVRLGADAVGYTLYVGTPAQEQDFAQLRQVRTDAHRLGMPLIVWAYPRGSAIEGKGGRDSFYAVDYAARTASELGADVVKVNFPHPAKIDNVPSAYAKETTSQQAIDAVVRSAGRTLLLVSGGGKAGDEAMLEKARESMEAGATGLIFGRNVWQRDHDESLRFVSALRDILAKYPSA